ATGGAGATGGGGAAAGTCAAGGAGAGACTGGTTAAGGAAGGGATAATCGTCTCGTCGAACGAGGTGATTGTGAGGGAGAAGTCGAGGGACTGGAGCTTTGTCTCCCCAAGGCTCTCGCACCTGTCGTCGAAGGTCGCTGACCTAGTGGTGTTTCCGAGAACAGAGGAGGAAGTGGTCAAGGTAGTTGAGGTGGCGTTGGAGGAACACGTGCCTCTAGTACCTAGGGGAGCAGGATACGGAACTGTTGGAGGGGCAATCCCATTAAATGGAGGGATCGTCGTAGACATGTCGTCAATGAATAGGATCGAGTTCCACGAAGGTTACGTGGAGGCAGAGGCTGGTGCGCCCTTTTCGTTTAACGCGAGGGTATACCCAACGATATGGTCTAAGGCAACCGTAGGGGGCTACTTCTGCGGAGGTTCCTGGGGAATAGGTTCCTACCAGTACGGGCCCAACTGGGACCAGGTCGTCGAGGTTAGGATGGTCAACCCAAAGGGAAAGGTGGTGACGTTGAGGGGAGGGGACGTTAAGGTAGCTGCCCACGCCGAGGGGACGACAGGGATAGTGACTAGGCTCAAGGTCCTCACAAGGGAGAACGTAAAGGACGTAGCAAAGTTGATCACGTTTGACACCCTGAGGGACGCGAGTAAGTTCGTCGAGAGGGTCTACGAGGAGGCGCTCCCGGTGTACCACATGACTATGAGGTCGCCGGAGATGGGGAAGACAACCGAGAAGGTAGTGGGGTTCTACACTGGGAAGTGGGAGCTGTTAGTAGTCCACCAGGAGGGCGAAGCTAGCGTGGAGGGCCTCGACGGCTCTCCCCTTTGGAACAAGAGGAACACGTTCTTCGCCGCGGTCTACGTAAACATGAAGAGCGTGAAAAAGGACTTGTACTACGCCCAGTACCACATACCCATCGAGGAACTGGAGGAAAAGGTGCAGAAGGTCTCGGAGTTCAAACCAATAATAGAGGCAGAGTTCGCCAGCGACTGGAAGGCCCACACGTACTTCCTCACGGAGTCTCCCCAGATTTTCCTTGAAGTGGAGAAGACCCTAGGTACCTCCAGCTTCAATCTACACGACATAAGGATAGACGGCAGGCTTCCAAGGGATCACCTCCACAGGATAAAGACGTACAAGAAGGCGTACGACAAGGAGGAGCTATTCAACCCAGGCAAGGTATCTTTATAAATAACTTTCAATGAAACAGCCTATTTTATAAAAAATATTTTATTATAGTTTCGAATTAAAACCTAGAGTTAGAAAAGAGTTTAAACCGATAGATGGAAAACAATTATACCTTAATTTGAGAGCTTATCCCATGGAGCTCTTGGACGTCTTGAGTAGGGAGTTCGAGGTGGTTAAAGACAGAGAGTTGCTGGCAAAGTATTCGGTAGACTACGGCTACCTCTCGCCAGAGATCTCGAGGCTGGCGAAGATGCCCCTGGCGGTGGTAAAGGTAAGGAAGGAGAATGACGTGGAGAAGTTGATGGAGTTGGTTAACGAGTATCACTTCCCGGTAGTAGAGCGTGGCAAGGGCACAAACACGCTGGGGGGCGCAATGCCCATCAAGGAGGGCTCCGTGGTTGTGGACCTGAGCGAATTTAAGGGCTTCGAGAAGAGGGGCGGAGAGCTTGTCTCTAAGCCAGGGACAGAGTTCGACGAAGTTGGAATACACGACCTCCCGGTTGTTCCAACTAGCTATTACATGGCGTCAATAGGCGGTTTCGTCACTGGGGGCTCACTTGGTTTCGGTTCCTTGAGGAACGGTGCAGTGTGGGACAACGTTGTTGGGCTAGAGGTCTACACGCCCAAGGGGAGGTTCAACTTGGAGGGGGAGGACACTTACTCTGTAGTCCAGTCAGCCGGCACTACGGGGATAGTGACAAAGGTTAGGATCAAGTTGGTGAGGAGGGGGAGGATATCTGTGAAGAAGATGAGGTTCTCCAGCTTTGAGGAGGCGCTGAACAGGGCGTTGGAGCTAGTGGACGAGGCGGAGTTCGTGAGCGTTAGGAACTACGCCTTTGCTAAGGAGATCTCAGATGAGCCTTGGGGGAAGTGGAACGTGATAGCCGGGCTAGAGGACGAGGAAGGGGAGTTCTCCTTCAAGGATGTTATCACCACTTTTGCCGGGGCCTACTTCACCGTGGTAAGCAAGAAACAGGTGTCCTATCAGTCCTATGACCTGCCAATTTCCTCTCTGGAGAAAGTCAAGGACCTTGACTGCATGATGGACGCTGAGCTCTCCAGGAGCAGGGGTAGGGTCTTCTCTCACACGTACTTTCTGGGCTGTGGAAGAGTTGAGGTATTGGGGAGAAGGTTCAACCTCCACTCCATAAAGGTCAATCACAGGGTAGAGGAGGACAGGCTGAAGAAGATCGTGGAGTTCAAGAGGGTGGTAGACCCAGACGACCTGCTCAACCCGGGAAAGGTGGACTTTTGATGATACTCAGCAACTTGAGGACTTTGGACGACAGGAAGGTCTCCATAGCCATTGAGGACGGGAAGATGCACTTCACTGACAGGGCTGGGGAGGACATGGGAGGGAGGTTAGTGCTACCTGCTTTTGTGGACTCCCACGCCCACATAGACAGCAACTTCCTCCTGGACGTTTGCGAGGAAGCGGAGACCGA
Above is a window of Candidatus Aramenus sp. CH1 DNA encoding:
- a CDS encoding FAD-binding oxidoreductase, whose protein sequence is MELLDVLSREFEVVKDRELLAKYSVDYGYLSPEISRLAKMPLAVVKVRKENDVEKLMELVNEYHFPVVERGKGTNTLGGAMPIKEGSVVVDLSEFKGFEKRGGELVSKPGTEFDEVGIHDLPVVPTSYYMASIGGFVTGGSLGFGSLRNGAVWDNVVGLEVYTPKGRFNLEGEDTYSVVQSAGTTGIVTKVRIKLVRRGRISVKKMRFSSFEEALNRALELVDEAEFVSVRNYAFAKEISDEPWGKWNVIAGLEDEEGEFSFKDVITTFAGAYFTVVSKKQVSYQSYDLPISSLEKVKDLDCMMDAELSRSRGRVFSHTYFLGCGRVEVLGRRFNLHSIKVNHRVEEDRLKKIVEFKRVVDPDDLLNPGKVDF
- a CDS encoding FAD-binding oxidoreductase is translated as MEMGKVKERLVKEGIIVSSNEVIVREKSRDWSFVSPRLSHLSSKVADLVVFPRTEEEVVKVVEVALEEHVPLVPRGAGYGTVGGAIPLNGGIVVDMSSMNRIEFHEGYVEAEAGAPFSFNARVYPTIWSKATVGGYFCGGSWGIGSYQYGPNWDQVVEVRMVNPKGKVVTLRGGDVKVAAHAEGTTGIVTRLKVLTRENVKDVAKLITFDTLRDASKFVERVYEEALPVYHMTMRSPEMGKTTEKVVGFYTGKWELLVVHQEGEASVEGLDGSPLWNKRNTFFAAVYVNMKSVKKDLYYAQYHIPIEELEEKVQKVSEFKPIIEAEFASDWKAHTYFLTESPQIFLEVEKTLGTSSFNLHDIRIDGRLPRDHLHRIKTYKKAYDKEELFNPGKVSL